One stretch of Candidatus Binatus sp. DNA includes these proteins:
- a CDS encoding acetolactate synthase large subunit — protein MNGAESLIRTAIAAGVEVCFANPGTTEMPLVAALDSVEGLRAILGLFEGVCTGAADGYGRMAEKPALTLLHLGPGFANGIANLHNARRARSPIVNLIGDQATWHVGADAPLTSNIVSLATPVSGWIRSVRSAASLAGAAADAIAVAGHAPGQIATLIIPSDCQWDPAESAAAPIEAPAPPAVSESAVKQTAQMMRKAMRVAILLGGTALRERGLKAAARIVAKSGCNLIAETFPSRVERGVGMPAVDRLPYFPEQALETLKPFDLIVLAGAKKPVAFFGYPNLPSYLVPEGASLANLAEPTDDVPAALEALASELGAPVAVSLPSKAARAERPSGKLDATAAGAAIACTMPERSIVMDEAATTGLPFFNASANAPAHTYLALTGGAIGQGLPCATGAAVACPDRRVIAFQADGSGMYTVQSLWTQARESLNVTTVLCNNHSYRILQVELARAGIKEPGPKARSLTDLSNPDIDWSMIARGLGVPSVRVETAEALTKELERSFATPGPYLIEMLL, from the coding sequence CTTTGAAGGCGTATGCACCGGCGCCGCGGACGGATACGGGCGCATGGCCGAAAAGCCGGCGCTGACGCTGCTTCATCTCGGTCCCGGCTTCGCCAACGGAATCGCCAATCTGCACAACGCGCGCCGCGCGCGATCGCCAATCGTGAATCTGATCGGCGATCAAGCGACCTGGCACGTCGGCGCGGACGCTCCGCTCACGTCGAATATCGTTTCGCTGGCGACGCCGGTCTCCGGATGGATTCGCAGCGTGCGCAGCGCGGCTTCGCTCGCAGGCGCGGCTGCCGATGCGATCGCGGTGGCGGGTCACGCGCCGGGACAGATCGCGACGCTGATCATTCCATCGGATTGCCAGTGGGATCCGGCCGAGTCGGCGGCGGCTCCGATCGAAGCGCCCGCGCCGCCGGCGGTCTCCGAATCGGCGGTGAAGCAAACTGCCCAGATGATGCGCAAAGCCATGCGCGTCGCGATCCTGCTGGGCGGCACGGCGCTGCGCGAGCGAGGACTCAAGGCCGCGGCTCGAATCGTCGCCAAGTCAGGATGCAATCTAATCGCCGAGACGTTTCCGTCGCGAGTCGAACGCGGCGTCGGCATGCCTGCCGTCGATCGTCTTCCTTACTTCCCCGAGCAGGCGCTCGAGACGCTGAAGCCATTCGACCTGATCGTGCTGGCCGGCGCGAAGAAGCCGGTCGCGTTTTTCGGCTATCCGAACCTGCCGAGCTATCTCGTTCCCGAAGGTGCGTCGCTCGCGAACCTGGCCGAGCCGACCGACGATGTGCCCGCGGCGCTCGAAGCGCTCGCGAGTGAACTCGGCGCGCCGGTTGCGGTGTCTTTGCCGTCGAAGGCAGCGCGCGCTGAGCGGCCGTCGGGCAAGCTCGACGCGACGGCGGCGGGCGCGGCGATCGCCTGCACGATGCCCGAGCGTTCGATCGTGATGGACGAAGCCGCGACCACTGGACTGCCGTTCTTCAACGCGTCGGCGAATGCGCCTGCGCATACCTATCTCGCGCTCACTGGCGGCGCGATCGGACAGGGGCTCCCGTGCGCGACCGGCGCCGCGGTCGCGTGCCCTGATCGTCGGGTTATCGCGTTCCAGGCCGACGGCAGCGGGATGTACACCGTCCAATCGCTGTGGACGCAGGCGCGCGAATCGCTGAACGTCACCACCGTGCTGTGCAACAACCACAGCTACCGGATTCTGCAGGTCGAGTTGGCGCGCGCGGGCATCAAGGAGCCCGGTCCCAAGGCGCGCTCGCTCACCGATTTGTCGAATCCCGACATCGATTGGTCGATGATTGCGCGCGGGCTCGGCGTTCCGAGCGTGCGCGTCGAGACCGCCGAGGCGCTGACGAAAGAACTCGAGCGCTCGTTCGCGACGCCGGGTCCGTATCTGATCGAGATGTTGCTCTAG